acagttacagttgtttctttacCACAAATTTAACATAATGGGGTTTTTGGTACgggtccaacatgttgaagccaagaaaaacatgtcttatcatctttcaaagcaatgttgtgtagttttctaaaattgactgtcatttttaataatcaaatcttacttatgtaaaattgaaatattaccttacgtgcattatttgaaagtgtttacatctgttgatatagataatttaagttaattgttcaaaataattaatcagtatcgatggattatattgatggttatgattaaaactctagatacttttatatcgattgatagtcagagtatttgagatgcgaatattaggtatcgatgattacattcttcgatataaaaaaccggatctgCTTATTGTACCCTACTCCTAGTATATTAGATGGTCACAAACCATGAaggattaaacaaaaattaataatacttggTGTTGTATTCcttttttcaaagttatttttgagTTTGCATTATACTCTGTGACCATGCATTGGAGTCATTATGCAGACAGCTTGTGAgacaaataacacatgtacattGCCATTGTACTTGCAGCTGTTACTCAAATAGGCTACcatataaatgtttttgctttgtttaaattaatttacaacaatattgttaatcaatatagttaatattgtaattaactataattaaccCTTTGTACGCTGTAAGCGGAATATTCCGCCGAGTAAATCTAACTCGAAACGTTCTAAGCGGAATAGATCGCGGAATCCCCTGACAACGCAATATATTTACGTTAGTTCTACAAATTGCCGCCAGAATGCTTGAGAGTGAATATTTGGTGATCTAATATTACGTGATGTGAAGCGTGACTCATCAAAACAGCTGGAACCAATCACAACGGAAGCTTTTGTTTGCTTTGTCAGTCCGCGCCATCGCCAGTGAGCAAGCTGTACGCTCTAAGCGGAAATACTCGTGCGTGACAGTCAGCTGCCGGCGGCCGCTATGtactgttgtttattgtttataacctgCTATACTGCTTTAGCTGTCTATTATGCGAGGTTATCCATATTGATAATGTGATAAACTATACATCTATGTAAAACATGTGAGGCCAAGTCTGCCCTCCACCCAGATGAGTGTTTTGAGATTTACCACACACAAGTCCAATATTAGTGCGCCTTTTTTATTTTGGTACcattttgtgttctttatatattttatatttgtcatgGATTTGTTCCCTTCATTATCCactaatgttctataaataatatgaattactgTTGTGCTAACTTTTGCTACTTTCAGAAATGTTTATTGGACTTTATATATTGcgtgtatatttacatgtatatgatgtactcatatgtaaataaaataaaagcaatacaaaaactatCATGGGTTTTCAGCAGTTGCAAGaccaataaacctaaaaaaatatataactttaaaaaaattaaaaatttattatttttttttattgagcattagagcaattttatacaaattgcTTTCAGCGTACGAAGGGTTAAGATGTTTTTGTATCTGATAGCTTGGGTATTTCTAATTGTTATTTTGGTACCCTGATAGATTGTAGTATTGGCTGCTTACTATACTGCAGACGTGTtaggtttattaattataatgttactttataataatataattttttaaatgtaactattgATTGTGGCTGTAGAATAACAAGTGCCCATAACTACAATTGAATCAACAACACAAATGATCAATTATAAATACTTCAACTTTTGGAtactaaaacaatgtaattaccttatagttatttacaaataattgttaccaggttttaaatatattaacccttttaaggccaaataaataaaaataaatgatattcAAATGCAAAGGATCTATGGATCTCTAAAAGCTATGATAATGCTCAGAGCCATCTGATTTGTTATGAGAAAATGGATGCTCTATGGCCAGCCTCAATTTGATACTTTTACAAACGCGCatttacaaaaacacattgtAACTCAGGCAAAACAAGCTCtaacttagtatttttttattttattttttaagctgatATACTGAGCAATATTTCTAGCATAAAATTATACCTGACcatataaatttgtcaaaaacgTAATAAGAGAACCATTTGAGAAAGCCATCCATTAATTCCATAATACTGCAATTTTTCAAGAAGGTTGATACAGTCAAGCCTTCACGAAATCTATGTCAACTTGAGAGGTCTTTGCAAAAGCTGAATATATGTAGCTTTCAAAGAGCATGAGGTTTGTAATAATGCCCTTCTGGGGAGAAACCGATGCTGTTCCTTAGTAAAATCCCTCTGGAAGAAGAAAGATAACTGATCCTGTATAAGGCTTTTGAAAACTTTTCCAAGTGCTAGCTGAATGGTTATGAGTCTATAATTCTTCATGTCATTGATACAACCAGATTTTTGAATGGACACAACACAACTGAACTCAAGTCTGACAACTCAACTGTAATGAAAATTCTGAGGTCGAGAAAcgtattaaaaaacattgttagCTGGGGAGAAAAAGTAGCATGACAGTGTTTCAATGTGGAAGGAGGAATCTCATCCAGACCGGTTCACGTTATAGGGATCAAGAGCAAGGAGTTTAGCATCCACATCTTCTTGTTTTAACACACACTTAGAAATGTTTAGTATACTGTAGTGCTGCCCTTATGGTACGTAGAAGCGTTTGAAGATGATAATACACATGAAAAGTATTCAGCAAAAAGATCTAATAAGCTTTTGATAAATCCCGAGGATGCTCTAATATTCAAAGGTATATTCCCTAAATGTTCATTGTTGGCAGAATCAACATAaacagaattaataatttttaacagagTAACATTGTTTGCTGATAATCCTGCACTTGCtgaagataaataataacttcaGTACGCTCCCTCTCGTGCGGGCCGATTTGATGATAGAAATGAGTAATCTGCTCTCAGGATGGTGTTGAATGGTGacatggagcttaactcaacattcacattaaatcaactcttcccaccatagccacGTTATGTTTAGAAAACTCAGTTGGTCCACAGTTCTTAGGATGACATCTAAAACATTGAAGTGTTCTTAATtaagtgcacctgatgagacaatgacaacATACCTTCATCTAGATTGCACTGGATCACTGCTGGGTAAACTGGACAAagtattttgtaatctaggtgtctctgattcAGAAATGATGCAAAGGTTTGTTTTGAATGTCTTCGTCGCCAAATTTGGATTTCTTCAAACATATTTGGATTTCGTGGACACCAGATTACAAGAGTCAAGTTTGTGAAAGTGTCAAGTTTTAGACGCTGCACTgaaatggagttaaactcaacattcgcatgtTCTGAGATAGCACGATATATTCCGCTCGGAACattatttagtgttatatttaatcAGTGAGATGTTCCTCTTACAGTACACAAGAGTAAAGATATAGGCTAATCGTTGTTTTAGCTTTGAGATACTCAAATTTAAGCtgatgaagtaaaatatatatgtatttgagACAAGTTCCTATTTATAAGGCAGTTTTAATCTTTTTCACCTTAGTCAGATACATGGTCAGCAGCTAAATAGAGTGCTCTTCTTGGGGTTTGTCAAACAACCTACTTTATTGAAGTCCTGACAGAATATTTTACCAGATGAAGAAAATTTTTAAGAGGAAAAAGGTGCACTCTCTGTAATAAAAAGAAGCAAAATCTGTCAGTAATGGTGTTAATGTGGATAACATCGTTGAATAACTGAACTTTGACGCAAATGATCTTGGGCTTTGAACACTTAACGGAAAAAATTGTAGAAAGAGAATAAGGTATTGTTTTGAGGGAAAGTAAAGTGGAGGTTTTGAAGTGCAATTgtacataaagtaaataacaTGTGTGTAATTCTGATTACTCTTTTATTGCAATATAGGCCTAATCTGGTTTTAGCAATTCCGTATTGTCTTAGGATCCACGTTAATTTTATAGCCACTATCAGCATTTTAGCGGATTATTTGtgatatgtgtttattattattagcgGAATACGTGCTTGTTTATTCTATGGATAATCAAGAATTTACTTTAACTAATTTGTTTTACTGTGCAATCTTTTTTAACGGTCAAGAGGTCCTACCCCCTTCCTGGGTGTGATAGGTCGCTTGATGGCAATTTGCTCATACTTGGTTTTTTTTATCATGCATCAAAAAGAAATCTTGTAAAAATTcgtgtgaatattttaataactatgtcaataataaacatattacaagtaCCATAAAATTTAGACTATGTGGGAGGTCGCACATAAGCGAATTGccatgtttactttttaaaagcttgtaaatacaaaatttgtttgtacttttaaataGTGTCTAACAAAACAACAGCATGCAAATGGAACTTGAATttattaggtactttgggattataccgaccacacccagacatgaatcgttatttcacatttcgtttctactgattactagattagcgtagaacaatatttcgtcaatataaaacaggaattgtcttatcgcaaacccctccccattctcagacagaggtcaaagtcgagcgtctagtagataacgtgattgcagagtctcgccgcccgttcagctggtgcatcgctttgttgtacttccgtgttttacctctacatttctccaaacacaaaaattcaacaaaaacaaacatttaccaaactaaactctttatttaaaaaacactcaaaacttgtttttattcttgatcacattccgccacccaaaatgcgagtgcctccggccatcagcgcggggcagcaccgaaggaatgtcgacgaaagaaaaacatccctcgagatagtacctatcagtaaaatatcaaattctagaggggctaatcagaaatataaattgaattgtaatggaaaggtaattatgtaccgtgcaaatcacgtgatgccgcgcggcctgccgtaattaggattctcgagaaagataagataacagcgacaacaataccgatcacaatacctggaaatgcttgtaagtttgtaattttgtaattgaagagttgtttttttcgttctatcatgtttgtttctataaatttctatttttgtgttcttcatactggtgtggtcggtataatcccaaagtaccatttattatatataagtaagtgattttattccaaaatgtaaatatttgtatctgGGAATGCCGAATTCAGTgcaaagaattataaaattttaaattatttttagagcaaaatgagtaaaagactaATAGATTTCAAGATCTTGTGAAAAATGTATGAGAAAAGATAAGACGAGTTCCCAAGTTgctgatattgttaatcataataatactacTGTACAAAATTTCGAAAATTGTGGCAAAATGCCATGGGTGTGACCCCTCATGTGTtaactccaaaaaaaaaaaaaatatccagaTACCAATAGTCAAAAGGATTTGTTCACTTTGTCGTGGCCAATGCTGGTATAAGAAGAGACACTTAtttgaaaatcattttatttgGATGATCCCAAAACAAACATTTCCATTAAAAAATTGAGTTATTTTGGAGATTCATAATAGGTTCTCACTCATGTATGAgggagaaagtaaaaaaatagagaaaaatctAGCTTTCTGGGAAgtgttataacttattttatgtttGCGAGCAGTCAAAGTGAGTGATCGTATCTGTAACTATGCTGATGTGTTGGTCACAAACACTGAGCTTGAAAacttttttctctttaaatttcttttgtttttaagtttaaaggcCTGATTAGTAAGGGGTTTAATTTgatgacaaatttattttgtagttacATGTTCTTTAAATATCAAACGCTTCAATAATAGCATTAGATAAAATtgctttttcttaaatttcaatcCTCGTTTCTTGCTggtaatttaagttttgtattccAAATGAGTTGGGAAAACAGCCTCAAATTccaaaatgtcatttaaatttgttaaaaacatattttaacaatatacatatttgcATCCAAACTTTTCGACTTACACATACTTTTTTTGCAGGATGGATGAATTTAGAAGTTGTGACGATCTTCAACATGACAGCAAGTATAAACACAAGAGAACAATAATTCATATTGATTTAGACTGTTTTTATGCTCAGGTGGAAATGTTGAAAAATCCAGAGCTTACCGACAAACCAGTTGGGATAAAACAGCAACATTATGTAATCACAAGTAATTATGTAGCCAGAGAGtatggaattaaaaaatgtatgttgatTACAGAGGCACTTGCTCTATGTCCTAAGCTCATCATTATTAATGGAGAGGATTTACATGACTATAGATTGATGTCATCAAAAGTGACTGATATTGTACGACAGTTCAGTACCAAAGTCGAAAAGTTGGGTTTGGATGAGAACTTTGTGGACATTTCAGATTTGGTTTCATCAAAATTGGCGTCTAAAGACAATCATAGTTATAGTGTGGTAGGAcacatatacaaaaatgaaatagaaaatatctGTGCATGTGGTTGTAGAGAGAGGCTTGTTATTGGATCAAATATTGCTAGTGAAATAAGAGCGAGAATAAGAGAAGAATTGGGTATGACATGTTGTGCTGGTGTAGGGCATAACAAATTGTTGGCAAAATTGGTTGGATCTACCCACAAGCCCGACCAACAAACTATTGTGTTTCCATGCTCAGCTACACTACTCGTTTCAAATTTGAGCCATGCACGAAAGATACCAGGAATTGGAAGGAAAACAAGTGATGTGTTAGATGCATTGGGTATCGTATCAATACATGACGTCCAGAACTGTTCTCTCAAAGTATTAGAGAAACACTTTGATAAAAGTGTGGCACGCTGGATAAAAGGAGCGTGTTTCGGTGTCGATGACACAGATGTCAAGGAGAGTGGTAAACAACAAGTTATTGGCTTGGAAGAAGCTTCAAAAATGATTGGTTCAATGGAGGAGGTCCGTAATagattaaaatctttaatagatCGGGGCATGGTTTTATTAGAAGAAGATGGACGCTTTCCCACTACAATACGTGTTGCTGTGCGTAAATATTCTTCCCATGAAGAATATTGTAGACAGAGAGAAAGTAAACAATGTCCAATAAATCCATCTATATTTAGATCAAATATCGCTAAGGATCATATACTTGAAGCTGCTCTTGGATTGTTTAAAAAGCTTGTTGATCATACGAAACCTTTTCATTTAACACTTATAGGATTGGCATTCACAAAGTTTCAAGAAGAGTTACCAGTAAAAAGTTCAATgctccaatttttaagaaaaaagtcTCTTGACGAATCAAGCAGTAAGGATTTAACCATAACTGATACCAGTGTTGGAAGtactattgaaaatattgttactgGCGATAATGATCAAAATAGTGATTTTAACAGGTCTAATGATTCCAAACAAGAGCATATATCATTTGGAGAAATAGATGAAtctgttttaaatgaattacCAGAAGACATAAGATCTGAAATCATGCAAACATTCCAACATGAAAATAAACCTGGCACATCATCTTCAAACGACACATCCGTAAAATGCCCACCAGGTATTAAATTGGAGGTTTTTAATGAGCTACCACATGAAATCCAATTGGAATTAGTTAGAGATTCCTACAAAAATACCTCcaatacagtaaaaacaaatgGCTTAACTTCAAAAAGacagaattcaattttaaattatttaaagaaaaagtaatcttaaatagcaaaaaatacagtattaactGCACTGTTGAAATAATGTTTAAGCATAACGTTTGGCTTTTTTTACACTAATGTCACTGAGTTTCAAAGACGCTCTCAAGGACTATACAAATGGTATGAAACCAAAAAAAACGTGATAACAATGTGTTTTAATGAAAATGGTAAGCCCTtctaaatatagtatatttttgtaataatttatttaagggaCATGCCTATAATGTATACTTTCAGTTCCAAAAGTACATCATTATTACATAGTaaagggtggcgcaaaagtcactggacagttagttaaaacaagactagatttatttgaaattattttttattacaaacaatacttacaattattttttatattcaaattgttttccatcttcattaatacatctttgaagtaTTTCTagaatactgttacatactctacggcatagtgtgggatcatagtccaaatcataaaatgcgtcatgtatgtagtctttcagttcgtcaatagtatgaggctttcgagaataaacagagttttgactactccccataggaaaaaaatccattggtgtgatatctggtgaacgtgggggcatgtcaatatctgcccttcgactaataacttttctttggaaacgttcgtttaaataatgtgaacggcagtggcgtaatgtggtggagcaccatcgtgtTGAAAGTAAAGTTCTTGAAAGTTTTCTGCAAACGTCATGAATCCTGTACCACGTAATTCTGAagcatatccaaatatttatctcctgtcactgtttcttcaaaaaaatatggtccaagtacgccaaatgattatgctgttatttttttcttcttttaaccaactgtccagtgactttttgtgcCACCCTGTATATTCATCCTAGAACAGCCATCTATTTTCCCATGCTGAAGGGTCTTTTGCAAAGATTTTTTGGAACTGCTCTggaatatgtaattttttgtttaaaagtatattcatGTTTCTTTagcatgtaataaaaaaatttggttggtatataaaaaatagtttgactcagagaaataaatgaaataaataattatttataaatctaccTTTTGAGTTGCGCTGTCTCTAACCAAAGACTTTTTAGTATTATTCAGTGTAGCCAAAGATGTGATATATAAGTAGgacatcataaaatattttatgaaattataaaattataataagctaTATTAAATCCTAAAAgtaattaaaccaaattaaaaaaaaacccccagtGCTTTTTACAATGCCAATagaaatagtgttttatttattactcataaatttataaatatgtataaaataactaaccatctgttttttattgtatgagtaatattttgtattgcacCTTATTgatccaataaaattaaaaaataaaagtttaaaatgtataaatttacttataaaaatgttataacacatAGAATATTGTCTTTTGGGAAAAAGTTTTggcaataaatataatgttatcttTTCTCTGAGAATGTAGGCTTTTGtttgatatacaataattattattattttttttttaatttttatgtaggcTATATCAAGATTTACAATTCTCTAGCTAAATTCTCAAGGTTGGTGCCACCTGCATATTAACTTTTGTGCTTTATTACAATCGATAagcaaatagtttaaaatttaactcatTAGGAACTGAAACCCacaggtaaaatatttattggggATAATATTTGAAGCAAAAGTAAGTTATCAAAGGAAAGTAAGTGCATATTCTTGAAGGTGAATGATAGCAGGAACAATAGACAAAACACTGCACTTAGAGTACAAACAGGGCATTGTAAACAATCTTAACtattctttttttgaagtttatttttgacgatggaaggattgtaaaggaaacatgatttttccggacatttgccattgttcagtgaaacaaaaaaatcaatattttgtttcactgaacaatggcaaatgtccgtaaaaatgctgtttccttcataatcttaaCTAATGAGATACAATGTGGCATGGCAGAGCAAAGAGTGGCATGTTTGTTTTTCAGAGTGTGCAGGAACATGGTGTCACATCACTATATATCCATCCTTTGACCATTTCTTCACTTAATTCATCCTCAACAGATTCATTTCATGCTCGCTTGGTTCcttataatttataagtattcCTGTACAAGGCCAGGTGACGTGTCCACCTATCCCATGTTGTAGAATTTGGTGAATTAACATGTCAAAACATGCCTCCGCGGCAAAATATCACAGATAGATTTtcgtttatattttcttaattatatttatataacattttgttatattatgcTTCCTTTATATTTCTTCGCTACCATTTAGACACAAGAATTTTACATGATGGTTTGGATGGATAGGTAGTAATGAATTTTTATCTTCCCTCATAAAACTAAGCTTATGTCTTTCTGTGTGCACTTTTCAGTGccaataaaaaaagtaatctaTCAGATTAACAATTATTGACAATTGACAGATTAACAATTATAGTGAATGAATTCCTTATAAACTGTAAAGTGCTAAGGAGTTTTATCGATGGATTTAATCAAAGTGTTTAATTGTTTATACAGTTAGATAAACTGCacttgtatttattattctattgcCTTATTCCAATACTAAAGTACGAGATATGTCATTGCAAGGCAGAGTTGTGACAAATAAACTGTTCTTAATGCACTTatagagatatattttttaaacgttttgagTATATAAGATTAGTTTCTTGCAataacagttaatattaaaattgctaaTTGAGAACTCtttatattaacagtaaataataaagcCTAATGGCCAGGCTTGCAATGTCTCATAATATAGTAACATTTAAGACTCAAATTTTTAATACCCATTTTCTCAGCACATGGAATTTTATTGGACTATTTGTAGCTTAGTAATCAGCCTCTGAACAAAATCTTTTTGACTCTGGAAGAAAGTTTTCAAGTTTGCTTCAATTTGAATTATTCTATTGTCATAGACAGCTAaagaataaagtttattttattattaatttgtgtgTTGTTATGAAATGACATGTGACTGTAATATTATTGTCTTTTTCAGGGTCTCAAGAATTTTCATTATCTTTGCTGAGAAAGAAGCATTTGAAGATGGAAATATCAATCCCACAAAAGGTTTTAAAGTATGAAGCTTTTATAAATGATGTGTTGAAGGAGCAACTGAAGAAAACTGCTGAAGACCTTGACCGGACTTATGGTGAAATTGCAGAGTTTATTCAGTTGGAAAATTTAATCCAGACTATTGAAGAGAATGGTCTCGGTAAAGATGGCCTTAAAACACAAGTGGATATTGGATGTAATTTTTATATGCAAGCATGTGTACCTGATACTTCTAAGATTTTGATTGATATTGGACTGGGTTATTTTGTAGAGTATACGCTTAATGAAGCGCTTATTGTTATTAAAAGGCGGATAAACCTGTTAAACAGAAAAGTAGACATTTTAAGGGATCAAAGTGCTAACACAAAAGCccatataaaattagtattacacGGTATTCAAGAGTTAcagaatataaaatgaaatttattctttaatggatttgttgtgttattatttatttattgcttccCAAACCTATAGTTAAAATAGTTTGGACTGTGGAATCGTAGCAGCTGTTTgaaattcaatacaattattgctctgtttcattattattattattattattattatgttagcCCACAAAACTCACAGCATATAGCTTGTAATTCTCTAATTTCGTAATGTGTacgtttaaaattcaatttcaaacatCCTTGAAATTTAgctagaaacattttaaacttgttaattATTGTGACCATTGAGTTACTCTGTTTGACTTATGTTTAGTTGT
The Homalodisca vitripennis isolate AUS2020 chromosome 1, UT_GWSS_2.1, whole genome shotgun sequence DNA segment above includes these coding regions:
- the LOC124352954 gene encoding protein UXT-like isoform X3, yielding MEISIPQKVLKYEAFINDVLKEQLKKTAEDLDRTYGEIAEFIQLENLIQTIEENGLGKDGLKTQVDIGCNFYMQACVPDTSKILIDIGLGYFVEYTLNEALIVIKRRINLLNRKVDILRDQSANTKAHIKLVLHGIQELQNIK
- the LOC124352954 gene encoding protein UXT-like isoform X2, with product MCFNENGSQEFSLSLLRKKHLKMEISIPQKVLKYEAFINDVLKEQLKKTAEDLDRTYGEIAEFIQLENLIQTIEENGLGKDGLKTQVDIGCNFYMQACVPDTSKILIDIGLGYFVEYTLNEALIVIKRRINLLNRKVDILRDQSANTKAHIKLVLHGIQELQNIK
- the LOC124352954 gene encoding DNA polymerase iota-like isoform X1, giving the protein MDEFRSCDDLQHDSKYKHKRTIIHIDLDCFYAQVEMLKNPELTDKPVGIKQQHYVITSNYVAREYGIKKCMLITEALALCPKLIIINGEDLHDYRLMSSKVTDIVRQFSTKVEKLGLDENFVDISDLVSSKLASKDNHSYSVVGHIYKNEIENICACGCRERLVIGSNIASEIRARIREELGMTCCAGVGHNKLLAKLVGSTHKPDQQTIVFPCSATLLVSNLSHARKIPGIGRKTSDVLDALGIVSIHDVQNCSLKVLEKHFDKSVARWIKGACFGVDDTDVKESGKQQVIGLEEASKMIGSMEEVRNRLKSLIDRGMVLLEEDGRFPTTIRVAVRKYSSHEEYCRQRESKQCPINPSIFRSNIAKDHILEAALGLFKKLVDHTKPFHLTLIGLAFTKFQEELPVKSSMLQFLRKKSLDESSSKDLTITDTSVGSTIENIVTGDNDQNSDFNRSNDSKQEHISFGEIDESVLNELPEDIRSEIMQTFQHENKPGTSSSNDTSVKCPPGIKLEVFNELPHEIQLELVRDSYKNTSNTVKTNGLTSKRQNSILNYLKKK